ttttgttcaATGAGAGtgtctttaatttcttctctaTAATAATTCAACAGGTATACATATTAAACCTATATActctcttttatatatatatatatatatatatatatatatatatatatatatatatatatatatatatatatattagaatatttAGGTGAATTTTAGTCCAAATAATTGGAGCATATATTCAATGAGCatttaaaaaagtatttaaaatttaattaaaaatactagTAATTGTTCCAAatcttttgtacttgtatatCAACTCTATCTCATTTCTCATCATTTATGTTACATAAGATCATTATGTAATACTCTCCGCTAATAATCAACCGTACCATTCCACTACAAATTACAAATTTAGTTTTTATAGTATGCTAAAATtgaattcttttattttctctattgatatttttattatattaattttttaagcTATAACATAAATAAAGATAAGTAGATTAATTGGTAAATGTAATTAAAGTTGAATTATTGAAGTGATAATAATTAACCAAGATTTCACATAATTAATCAAAAAACGGTTCgataaattaactaaattatttcGCATATATTCATATCTCAATTATtgtttttatatgaaaatattttcATACGAATAATAATTGCTTTAATCTTTTACAGATATTTCCATTTTATTTTCCTTCATTATTATATGTGTGCAAAACCTCTTTTAAAAAGCAACCTAGTATGAATGTAAGTTATTCTACATGGCCGAAATTGAGAACTATAATCAATGCTATCTATTATGAAATTTTgagatatgatttaaaatacTATCaagaaataagaaattaaaaaccAGAGCGGCGTAACGGCAAAAAACCACAAATAGTTGTTGATGGAGTGGATATGGATATGAATATAATGTAATTACTTTAATTTCCACAATAAGGATAAATATTGATATTGATTATTGTTATTGATCCATCACCGTCCCACCTTCAACGTAAATAGTAGAATATATAATTGTGACCCTATTTATTATGTTTTGTTACTTTCCTTTGAGCACTTAAATAATATGAGAGTTGTGCAACTCTAGTCCATGATCACACATATCTTGGTTGACTTGTTTGGTGTttgatttttcttctttggCATTTGGGCAGGTGGATGATTTTCATGGAATTAATATCTTTGCACAGATTAATATTGCTTGTCTATAATACTAATGGACTTAGAGATGCCTTtctaataaagaaaattaaaagctATTTATTGATGGTTAGTTATACATAATATCATACAAAATTGAACGAAGAATGGGGAAAAAAGATAAATGAACTAAACCGGCAGAACATAATTTGAAGTAGTTTCTGGCTCCCCAACCCATTCCAAAAAGATGCTGCAAGAAATGTTGATTAACCTGCATTTCTTGTACTTCAGAAACATTAGAGGCAATTAAAAGTTTTTGCCATGCTGGGCCTAGTTGGGCTACTTTCGTCTTTCATATTGTTTTCTATCTATATCTACAACAAGACCatggaaaaaaaaagggaataCCCTGAGGAAGGGGAGAGAGTAGGCATTGAGTGTCTCACGTTGATTTTGTTTTCTGTTTGGTTTATATCTTtcgtatatttttttataatttaaaagataaattttgtatttttcttacTTTTTATTAATAACTTTTAATAGGTTTGGGTAATGTTATAAGGTGTTTTTTTGGGTTATTAGGCCTTTTTGTTGTGACCCACATTGTAGTTGGCTGAATTAGTTGGTCCCCCTAATTAGTTTCTAGactttctcttttttatattttttggagTCAACAATGCTGATTTGTTGTCTGCTGGAAAATCACATCTCCGTTTCTTCGTATTTCTAACCTAAACTATACACTAGTTTctttcttatcagagttttcaAGTCTTCAACTCTTCCAAGGTTTGCTAAAAGTGAGTTATAGGATTATCTTTTGCATGTACACGTAGAGATAAAAACAATTAAGCAAACGCATACATAAGGTGATAAGCAACCAAAATATAGAATAACATTATGATAGAAGAATATCCAGTATTGGCTCACAATGACTATTTAAATGATCAAATCCACAAAGACAAGCACACATAAACCACGACACAATAGAACACACTGCAACTAGACCCTTTATTTGAAATCAATGACATAAGCAATGAAACGGGAACACAACGCAATTAAAGCAGGTCATTCTTCCTCTGACTCTGATTCCGCACTTTGAAGCCAATCAATGAAGGGTTTGGCATTCTTCCATATCTTAGAGTCCTTGTTATCGCCCTTCGTCCCAACTTGATACCACTGCAATACGTTCTCTTCCTCCAGTACATCAGCATCATACAGAGCCTTCAAAATAAGGGCAACTTCCTTCAGAGCACTGGAAGTAGACTTCATACAGAAAGCCTCAATTGCACCAAGCAACAGTAACTGTGATCCTTCCTCCATAGAGACTGCAGCGGCAAGGTAACTCTTCTTCTTGATCACTTCCTTTCCAAATCCTTTCTCGATGCCCTCAAATAAGGCCTCAAATAGAGCATTTGTCTTGTCTTGAGCAGATGCAGGAAGTGCTGCCAGATGAGACTGCAAATCCTTTGCCCCAACACCTTTATTCAGAATTGCCTTCACTTCAACAAGTGTACTATAGTTAGGTGAGTCACCATTTTGAGAACCATTGCTTGCCTTGGTTGCTGTTTTTCCATTCTTCTCCGGCTCATTTGTGGAGAGCATGACCATATCAGCTGTTACAGCACTTAGCTGTTCTTGAATGCGTTGGCGAGCAGCCTCTAGTGATGTATCTGTTTGCCATTGGatgtcatcatcatcatcttcctGAGAAGCATCTTCTTTCTCATCCACTTGACTGTGAGTAGGAGATACATGGTCATCGTCGGAGGCACTTGCTTTCTTCTTAGTGGATGGCTTTGTAGAGCCATCCTTCACGGTAGATGAGCCTTTCTTCTTAACCTCCTTTTTGATTTTCTTCTGCTCCTCATCAGCCATCTCACCTTCCTTCAATCTCTCCTTCTCAGCTCTTCTCATGGCCTTCTTGTCTTTGGATCCTTTCTTTGTTTCCGGAGGGTTCTTCAAAATAAACGTAGTCAGCTTGTCCCTCATATCCACATCCGACACAAAACCACAGGCAGCACATTTCAGCTGGATCATTTGGCTCTTGGTAATCAATATCTCCGTTTCGGGGTTTCCACAACCATAACATTGAACAAATTTCTTGATGAAGTTCTCAAGAAGGCCAGCAAGTTTTGCAGTGTCGTGCGCTCCATTAACATGAGAAGTACCAGATTTCTCATCAAACTTTGACTGAGCTCCAAGTTCACACCCAAAGTACTTGGTTGTGTAAGAGGCTGGCCTTGCCAATGCCTTGGCAATATCAACCATATTGACAATATTTGTCTTGATGCCATTCCCTCTACCCTCGATTTTGGTAATCATTTTGGGCATCTTATACCTATAGAAGGCATCATCACTGTTTGCAGCACCAATGTTCTGTAAGGCCATGATGAAAAGTTGAAAAGATGAATAAACAAACAATTAGGTTGCAAAAGTTGGAATTCCAAGTATGATGGCCAGTGGCTTGTTATCAGAGGGATCTTCTTTGTGCAATCAGAGAAAGCTGCCAACAACGTACTTCCTGTTGTTCCCTGTGCAGCTCGCAATGCATACAGCTTGATCTTGTTGACAATGAGGGCTTATTCTTTTTTCTCGAAGAAGAAAAACGTTCTCCTAGCAATTCAATTGCTCCCAAATGGGTAATGGCCCGTTCAAACATGAAAGAGTTCAACGTGACACCTTCCACCTTGGAATCTGCTATCGCAGAATGCAGGAGTCCTATGCCAAATTACAAGGCCAATATACATAATGTCAATAATTAATACCTAAAGTATGTTGCTATCTCAATTCAATTCGGATTTCACTTTGCATAGCTCCAAACCATGGTTAACTTTTTCTCAACAGAACGGTTTGGTGCTAAGCAAAACGAAAGCCAAACGTTCTATCAAACAGATAAGCCACAATagataataattattaatattaattattaacacAACTGCAAAgtaattaacaaaagaaacaagCAATCATTATAATCTATACATGTTTTCAtcgaattaaaaaaaaaaaaactaaactaactagATAACATACAGATCGTTGAAATAGATAAATCGAGAAACATAAGACATGCTAAGAAGATTATTATTCTGAACCGAAACTGATCGCATCAAAGTCAATAACGTAAAGAGATGAATAttaatgatgattattgatgaatAATGACGAACTATGTGACTTCAATTAGATCTAGGCATAGGAAATAGAACGAAGAAAAACAGCGATGGAATTgaatgaaaaagagagagaaagggaacTAGGGTTACCTGCAAGGCTGAGAGGAGAtcgaagagagagagagaagagagaagggTGAAGAGAAAAACGGAGAGAAGTTGCTGCGCCTCAAATCAATAAACAAAGAATGAATGCAACACACGCCTACGTCTCCTTTTTATAGGTCTCTCCAAGTTAACAACTTGAGATttttcatctttattttttttaaaatcttataaaatCTTTATCATATCtataaaaatcttatctttaatattgtgtaattttaaattatctCTA
The genomic region above belongs to Arachis stenosperma cultivar V10309 chromosome 5, arast.V10309.gnm1.PFL2, whole genome shotgun sequence and contains:
- the LOC130980047 gene encoding eukaryotic translation initiation factor 5-like; the encoded protein is MALQNIGAANSDDAFYRYKMPKMITKIEGRGNGIKTNIVNMVDIAKALARPASYTTKYFGCELGAQSKFDEKSGTSHVNGAHDTAKLAGLLENFIKKFVQCYGCGNPETEILITKSQMIQLKCAACGFVSDVDMRDKLTTFILKNPPETKKGSKDKKAMRRAEKERLKEGEMADEEQKKIKKEVKKKGSSTVKDGSTKPSTKKKASASDDDHVSPTHSQVDEKEDASQEDDDDDIQWQTDTSLEAARQRIQEQLSAVTADMVMLSTNEPEKNGKTATKASNGSQNGDSPNYSTLVEVKAILNKGVGAKDLQSHLAALPASAQDKTNALFEALFEGIEKGFGKEVIKKKSYLAAAVSMEEGSQLLLLGAIEAFCMKSTSSALKEVALILKALYDADVLEEENVLQWYQVGTKGDNKDSKIWKNAKPFIDWLQSAESESEEE